In Streptomyces canus, one DNA window encodes the following:
- a CDS encoding FtsX-like permease family protein produces the protein MRFFRRGEAKSPGRTEPGAGARVSVPWVRTRLRTAPGAACALALLVGLTACLAAAFPRAVDRYEDTGLRRAAEQARPDRSGIEVYAPPPSPMDTTRMREDALRPQALASQYAEIRAQVPAPLVVDRDQSSYGVRTSENLEAPDPWLPMPTGKPPQVTLVAQSDLVGHSSVTQGRLPRADDQVTSRTSQLEAAVTAETAKSLHIKVGSVIHAGSYTVRVTGIVTPRDPRGAYWSKKTILRTPALLREPIPSTDMYWVGALLLSPKAAPALLAGSGKPERYWQLAPEVRTLRARDLPALRSAIASLEAGPALREVRREVDGPSTEFAELYGSTEVTTDLDEVFIAYDRLRAGVAPLVAVAAVGTGTVAAVVLLMAGGLTADRRRSELTLLRARGASLRGITARLCAETAAAAVPAGAAGLAAAVLAIPGGRAGHAVWAAVAVTAVTCVALPLRAAAAHRLVRVHTGREDVSAVRPSPRRTVAELTLLVLAAGAVESLRRRGTSGSSGDLVSLAPVLVGVIAALLLVRLYPLPLRGLARPAARLRGAVAHLSVARAGRTSASAVLPLLALLTALTTAAFGGSVLAGVREARDHAALLSVGADARVETAASLPSGLPDRVRRTPGVSDLSAVSVSFEAKPADGAQSVPLVGVNPADYAALSTRTGLGSFAQARLKAQPSGGAFPALASTATARTYGTRPFPVLLPDGSNLTVRVTAVLERTPAVAGTDFLVVNRAALSAAAARPTTLLLTGENLDGTALRKAAPKDASVRLKSEERERYIDSPLQTGAERVYTTAVAAGTGYAVLALLLTLLRTAPERTALLARLRTMGLTRAAGRRLLILESLPQAVLAALGGTLTGWATIRLLSPGIDLTAIALPSAQPDAGAVQLRMDALSLAVPALAVLLLAVGVGVGQAWWSGRRGSVRELRAGETR, from the coding sequence ATGAGGTTCTTCAGGAGGGGTGAGGCAAAGAGCCCCGGAAGGACGGAGCCAGGGGCCGGGGCCAGGGTGAGCGTGCCCTGGGTCCGTACCCGGCTGCGGACCGCACCCGGCGCCGCGTGCGCGCTCGCACTGCTGGTCGGGCTGACCGCGTGCCTCGCGGCCGCGTTCCCCCGCGCGGTCGACCGCTACGAGGACACCGGGCTGCGCCGGGCCGCCGAACAGGCCCGCCCCGACCGGTCCGGTATCGAGGTGTACGCCCCGCCGCCCTCGCCGATGGACACCACCCGCATGCGCGAGGACGCCCTGCGCCCCCAGGCGCTGGCTTCGCAGTACGCCGAGATCCGCGCACAGGTCCCCGCCCCGCTCGTCGTCGACCGGGACCAGTCGTCGTACGGTGTGCGCACCAGCGAGAACCTCGAGGCGCCGGACCCGTGGCTGCCGATGCCGACCGGCAAGCCCCCGCAGGTGACGCTGGTCGCGCAGTCGGATCTCGTCGGCCATTCCTCCGTCACACAGGGGCGGTTGCCGCGCGCAGACGACCAAGTGACCTCCAGGACAAGCCAGTTGGAGGCGGCGGTCACTGCCGAGACGGCCAAGTCCCTGCATATCAAGGTCGGTTCGGTGATCCACGCCGGCAGCTATACCGTCCGGGTCACCGGCATCGTCACCCCGCGCGACCCCCGGGGCGCGTACTGGTCCAAGAAGACCATCCTGCGCACCCCGGCCCTGCTCCGCGAACCCATACCGTCCACCGACATGTACTGGGTCGGCGCCCTGCTGCTCTCCCCGAAGGCTGCCCCCGCTCTGCTCGCCGGTTCCGGAAAGCCGGAGCGCTACTGGCAGTTGGCCCCCGAGGTGCGGACCCTGCGGGCCCGCGACCTGCCGGCCCTGCGGTCCGCGATCGCCTCCCTCGAGGCAGGTCCGGCGCTGCGGGAGGTGCGCCGGGAGGTCGACGGTCCGTCGACGGAGTTCGCGGAGTTGTACGGCAGCACCGAGGTCACCACCGACCTCGACGAGGTCTTCATCGCCTACGACCGGCTCCGTGCGGGCGTCGCCCCGCTCGTCGCCGTCGCCGCCGTCGGCACCGGCACGGTCGCCGCCGTCGTCCTGCTGATGGCCGGGGGCCTCACCGCCGACCGCCGCCGCTCCGAACTCACCCTGCTGCGCGCCCGGGGCGCCTCCCTGCGGGGAATCACGGCCCGCCTCTGCGCCGAGACGGCGGCCGCCGCCGTCCCCGCGGGGGCGGCGGGCCTGGCCGCCGCGGTGCTCGCGATCCCCGGCGGCCGAGCCGGCCACGCCGTCTGGGCCGCGGTCGCGGTCACCGCCGTCACCTGCGTGGCCCTCCCCCTGCGCGCCGCGGCCGCCCACCGTCTGGTCCGCGTCCACACCGGCCGCGAGGACGTCTCCGCCGTACGGCCGTCCCCGCGCCGTACGGTCGCCGAGCTGACGCTGCTGGTGCTGGCGGCGGGGGCGGTGGAGTCGCTGCGCCGCCGAGGTACCTCGGGTTCGTCCGGCGATCTCGTCTCCCTGGCACCGGTGCTGGTGGGGGTGATCGCGGCACTGCTCCTGGTCCGCCTGTACCCGCTGCCGCTGCGGGGCCTCGCCCGCCCCGCCGCCCGCCTTCGTGGGGCGGTGGCCCATCTGTCCGTGGCCCGGGCGGGCCGCACCTCGGCCTCCGCCGTCCTGCCCCTCCTCGCCCTGCTGACCGCCCTGACCACGGCGGCCTTCGGCGGCTCCGTCCTCGCCGGAGTGCGGGAGGCCCGCGACCACGCGGCCCTGCTGTCGGTCGGCGCCGACGCCCGCGTGGAGACGGCGGCCTCGCTCCCGTCCGGGCTCCCGGACCGGGTGCGGCGCACTCCCGGGGTGAGCGACCTGTCCGCGGTGAGCGTCAGCTTCGAGGCGAAGCCGGCCGACGGGGCACAGTCGGTGCCGCTGGTCGGGGTGAACCCCGCCGACTACGCGGCCCTGTCGACACGAACGGGCCTGGGCTCCTTCGCACAGGCCCGGCTGAAGGCGCAGCCCTCCGGCGGGGCGTTCCCCGCCCTGGCCTCCACGGCCACCGCCCGGACGTACGGCACCCGCCCCTTCCCGGTCCTCCTCCCGGACGGCAGCAACCTCACCGTCCGCGTCACCGCCGTCCTCGAACGCACCCCGGCGGTCGCGGGCACGGACTTCCTGGTCGTGAACCGCGCGGCGCTGAGCGCGGCGGCGGCCCGGCCGACCACACTGCTGCTGACGGGCGAGAACCTGGACGGGACCGCGCTGCGCAAGGCGGCCCCGAAGGATGCGTCCGTGCGCCTCAAGTCCGAGGAGCGGGAACGCTACATCGACTCCCCACTCCAGACCGGCGCGGAACGCGTCTACACGACGGCGGTGGCGGCCGGCACGGGATACGCAGTCCTGGCCCTCCTCCTCACCCTGCTCCGCACGGCCCCCGAACGCACGGCCCTGCTGGCCCGCCTCCGCACGATGGGCCTCACCCGGGCGGCGGGCCGCCGCCTCCTGATCCTGGAGTCCCTGCCCCAGGCGGTCCTGGCCGCCCTGGGCGGCACCCTCACGGGTTGGGCCACAATCCGCCTCCTCTCTCCCGGAATCGACCTGACCGCCATCGCCCTTCCCTCGGCCCAACCCGACGCGGGAGCAGTGCAGTTGCGCATGGACGCCCTGTCCCTGGCAGTGCCGGCGCTTGCGGTGCTGCTGCTGGCGGTGGGAGTGGGGGTCGGACAGGCGTGGTGGTCGGGGAGACGGGGGTCGGTGCGGGAACTGAGAGCGGGTGAGACCCGGTGA
- a CDS encoding FtsX-like permease family protein, whose translation MTGFGGIARFVVLRARAHRLLLAAALLTVLLTTAVLATLTAYSGAIGDAALRHALKDTRNAADTALVVKADVPEDRRTAADTAVREVARQTFDGLPVTVRTFLRSGPYALPRSLQPESRRSGDPDLTHFAALDRGRVRVVEGRLPRAADGLVEVALPQTAARALRLAPGARFLLTDRLRGPSVRVTVTGVYRPVRVDDPYWLLDDLHGRGINKLDFTTYGPLLADPGVLTDGTVSAGSAGWLASADFATVTSARTDTLRETALAGNAALRKEPSLSGATTASTSLPEVLDRTDRSLLLSRSTLLIVALQLVLLAGCALLLVAGLLSSERSGESRLLLARGASRGRIASLAALEALLLALPALLCAPLLARPLTRLLAGRGPLARIGLRLEVPWDGRPGVWLVASGIALGCALAVTLPALTSSFARGRAGALPGTVRAGADVGLLAVAGVAYFQLSRQTSGAVNDDSSGVLGVDPLLVAAPALALLAGTVLTLRLLPPLARLAERRAAGGRGLSAALAGWQIARRPMRGAGPVLLLVLAVALGMLAIGQGASWNRSQSDQADFRAGVAVRVLASGDGGIGRTEQFAAVSGVRRTAPAARSELPLSGGRVATVLALDTSRASMLIRSDLHSGPFLQGLGPNGATEGVEVPAGTARLRLTATLRSPVPGMTVPATVTLEDHYGTPYRIPLGQLPDDGRAHALDIDLPGVPLTLTDLELAVPVPRGKAERHRFTVSELTAQSTDGTVRRLPLPTSWKVTSRSEGVTSSPDDKNKPAPPRMSSGSRRLSVDYATGFIPLDDTWSVGVLTVRMKAPQPNAVGITAVATERFLTSAGASVGESLQVPLGGENLPVRIVRTVRELPTATENGGALLVDLRSVNRLLQEQYSQGVEPTEWWLTTAPGATDRVTAALQAWPDMDPAQIVARDELAGQLRDDPFGAGPEAAFTAAAGVAAALAAVGFAVSAAGSLRERGGEFAVLRALGAPRRRVARAVALEQSVLVALALLVGALLGTVLTRAVVPLIVLTDEATRPVPTVLVQLPLTRVAALLAAVALAPLLVTAALALRRADPARALREGVE comes from the coding sequence GTGACGGGGTTCGGGGGAATCGCACGTTTTGTCGTCCTGCGTGCGCGGGCGCACCGGCTGCTGCTCGCCGCCGCCCTGCTCACGGTCCTGCTCACCACCGCGGTCCTCGCGACCCTCACCGCCTACTCCGGCGCGATCGGTGACGCGGCCCTGCGCCACGCCCTCAAGGACACGCGCAACGCCGCCGACACCGCGCTGGTCGTCAAGGCCGACGTCCCTGAGGATCGTCGTACGGCCGCCGACACCGCCGTACGCGAGGTGGCGCGGCAGACGTTCGACGGGCTGCCGGTGACCGTGCGGACGTTCCTGCGGTCGGGTCCGTACGCGCTGCCGCGGTCGCTGCAGCCCGAGTCGCGGCGGTCCGGGGACCCGGATCTGACGCACTTCGCGGCGCTGGACCGCGGGCGGGTGCGGGTGGTCGAGGGGCGGCTACCGCGCGCTGCGGACGGGCTCGTCGAGGTGGCGCTCCCGCAGACCGCCGCCCGCGCCCTCCGCCTCGCCCCCGGCGCCCGCTTCCTCCTCACCGACCGGCTGCGCGGCCCCTCGGTGCGGGTCACGGTGACCGGCGTGTACCGGCCCGTGCGCGTCGACGACCCGTACTGGCTCCTCGACGACCTGCATGGGCGGGGCATCAACAAGCTCGACTTCACGACGTACGGCCCGCTGCTCGCCGATCCCGGTGTGCTGACCGACGGGACGGTGAGCGCCGGGTCGGCGGGATGGCTGGCGTCCGCCGACTTCGCGACGGTGACGAGCGCGCGCACCGACACGCTGCGCGAGACGGCACTCGCCGGGAACGCGGCGCTGCGCAAGGAGCCCTCCCTCAGCGGCGCCACGACCGCGTCGACCTCGCTGCCCGAGGTCCTCGACCGCACCGACCGCTCCCTGCTGCTGTCCCGCTCCACCCTCCTGATCGTGGCCCTCCAGCTGGTACTGCTCGCGGGCTGCGCCCTGCTGCTGGTGGCGGGGCTGCTGAGCAGCGAACGCAGCGGTGAGAGCAGACTGTTGCTGGCGCGCGGCGCCTCCCGCGGCCGGATCGCGAGCCTCGCCGCCCTGGAGGCGCTGCTGCTCGCGCTGCCCGCGCTGCTCTGCGCCCCGCTGCTGGCGCGCCCGCTGACCCGTCTGCTGGCAGGGCGGGGCCCGCTGGCCCGGATCGGGTTGCGTCTGGAGGTGCCGTGGGACGGGCGGCCCGGGGTGTGGTTGGTCGCGTCGGGCATCGCGCTCGGGTGTGCGCTGGCGGTGACGCTGCCCGCACTGACCTCCTCCTTCGCGCGCGGCCGGGCGGGGGCCCTGCCCGGTACGGTGCGCGCGGGCGCGGACGTCGGACTGCTCGCCGTGGCCGGGGTGGCGTACTTCCAGCTCAGCCGCCAGACCTCCGGTGCCGTGAACGACGACAGCTCCGGCGTGCTGGGCGTGGACCCGCTGCTGGTGGCGGCACCCGCGCTGGCGCTGCTGGCCGGGACCGTGCTGACGCTGCGGCTGCTGCCGCCGCTGGCCCGGCTCGCCGAACGCCGGGCGGCGGGCGGGCGCGGGCTGAGCGCGGCCCTGGCGGGCTGGCAGATCGCCCGCCGCCCGATGCGCGGCGCGGGCCCGGTGCTGCTCCTGGTCCTCGCGGTGGCGCTGGGCATGCTCGCGATCGGACAGGGCGCCTCCTGGAACCGTTCGCAGTCCGACCAGGCGGACTTCCGCGCCGGGGTGGCGGTGCGGGTCCTGGCCTCCGGCGACGGGGGGATCGGCCGCACCGAGCAGTTCGCGGCCGTCTCCGGTGTACGGCGGACCGCGCCCGCCGCCCGGTCCGAACTGCCACTGTCCGGAGGCCGGGTGGCGACGGTGCTGGCGCTGGACACCTCGCGCGCCTCGATGCTGATCCGCTCCGACCTGCACTCCGGGCCGTTCCTCCAGGGACTCGGCCCCAACGGCGCGACGGAGGGCGTCGAGGTGCCCGCGGGCACGGCCAGGCTGCGGCTGACGGCGACCCTGCGCAGTCCCGTCCCGGGCATGACGGTGCCGGCCACCGTCACCCTGGAGGACCACTACGGCACCCCCTACCGGATCCCGCTCGGCCAACTCCCCGACGACGGACGGGCCCATGCGCTGGACATCGACCTGCCCGGCGTCCCGCTGACCCTGACGGACCTGGAGCTGGCCGTGCCCGTCCCCAGGGGAAAGGCCGAACGACACCGCTTCACCGTGAGCGAGTTGACGGCGCAGAGCACCGACGGGACGGTGCGCCGACTGCCGTTGCCCACCTCCTGGAAGGTCACCTCGCGGAGCGAAGGGGTGACATCGAGTCCCGACGACAAGAACAAACCCGCCCCACCGCGCATGAGTTCGGGATCCAGGAGGCTGTCGGTGGACTACGCCACCGGGTTCATCCCGCTCGACGACACCTGGAGCGTGGGGGTGCTCACCGTCCGGATGAAGGCCCCGCAGCCGAATGCGGTCGGCATCACGGCTGTCGCGACCGAGCGCTTCCTGACCTCGGCGGGCGCCTCGGTCGGGGAGAGCCTGCAGGTACCGCTGGGCGGCGAGAACCTGCCGGTGCGCATCGTGCGCACCGTTCGGGAGCTGCCGACCGCCACGGAGAACGGCGGGGCCCTGCTGGTCGATCTGCGGTCCGTGAACCGGCTGCTGCAGGAGCAGTACTCCCAGGGCGTGGAGCCGACCGAGTGGTGGCTCACCACCGCGCCGGGCGCCACGGACCGCGTCACCGCGGCACTGCAGGCCTGGCCCGACATGGACCCCGCGCAGATCGTGGCGCGGGACGAGCTCGCCGGGCAGCTGCGCGACGACCCGTTCGGCGCGGGCCCCGAGGCCGCGTTCACGGCGGCGGCCGGGGTGGCGGCGGCGCTGGCCGCGGTCGGGTTCGCGGTGAGCGCGGCGGGCTCGCTGCGGGAGCGGGGCGGCGAGTTCGCCGTACTGCGCGCGCTGGGGGCCCCGCGTCGGCGGGTGGCCCGGGCGGTGGCCTTGGAACAGAGCGTCCTGGTGGCGCTGGCTCTGCTGGTGGGCGCCCTGCTGGGCACGGTGCTGACCCGGGCGGTGGTCCCGCTGATCGTGCTCACGGACGAGGCGACCCGGCCGGTCCCCACGGTCCTGGTCCAGCTCCCGCTCACGCGGGTGGCCGCACTGCTGGCGGCGGTGGCACTGGCCCCGCTCCTGGTGACAGCGGCGCTGGCGCTGCGGCGGGCGGATCCGGCGCGGGCGCTGCGTGAGGGGGTCGAGTGA
- a CDS encoding globin produces MVDVKEIRRGTLQTQTFYEQVGGEETFRRLVHRFYEGVAEDPVLRPMYPEEDLGPAEERLALFLMQYWGGPTTYSDNRGHPRLRMRHAPFVVNREAHDAWLRHMRDAVDELGLSEEHETQLWNYLTYAAASMVNTAD; encoded by the coding sequence ATGGTTGACGTGAAAGAGATCCGGCGCGGCACGCTTCAGACGCAGACCTTCTACGAGCAGGTCGGCGGGGAGGAGACCTTCCGCCGCCTCGTCCACCGTTTCTACGAGGGAGTCGCCGAGGACCCGGTCCTGCGGCCCATGTACCCCGAGGAGGACCTCGGCCCGGCCGAGGAGCGCCTCGCGCTGTTCCTGATGCAGTACTGGGGCGGCCCCACGACGTACAGCGACAACCGCGGCCACCCCCGGCTGCGTATGCGCCACGCGCCCTTCGTGGTCAATCGCGAGGCGCACGACGCGTGGCTGAGGCACATGCGGGACGCCGTCGACGAACTCGGCCTGTCCGAGGAGCACGAGACACAGCTGTGGAACTACCTGACGTACGCGGCCGCTTCGATGGTGAACACCGCCGACTGA
- a CDS encoding methyltransferase domain-containing protein, giving the protein MGAHALDRDLTELAASARTALVREIDASGAWAADPVWREAFEAVPRHLFVPYYYVGVRGGYERRWGESSDPRARETWVRGAYADAPLATRLRDGELVSSSSQPSLMAMMLVALRVRDGDRVLEIGAGTGYNAALLAHRLGDDRVITVDLEPEITEAARRHLAAAGYHPAVVTGDGARGVPERAPFDRIIATCTLASVPVGWLAQCRPGARILGPLATGLIALTVRDAGHAEGRFLHTPAYFVPLRGADRHEEGFVDWGGVPRRARESELFRFLLALTRDTLAPREAYALWQHEGQPRRERYGITVSGEREWAWLDDPEGPHAWPLR; this is encoded by the coding sequence ATGGGCGCGCACGCTCTCGACAGGGATCTCACCGAACTCGCCGCCTCGGCGCGGACCGCGCTGGTGCGGGAGATCGACGCGAGCGGGGCCTGGGCCGCCGACCCGGTGTGGCGGGAGGCCTTCGAGGCGGTGCCCCGGCATCTGTTCGTGCCCTACTACTACGTGGGCGTCAGGGGAGGTTACGAGCGGCGCTGGGGCGAGAGCTCCGACCCGCGCGCCCGGGAGACGTGGGTGCGCGGGGCCTACGCCGACGCCCCGCTCGCCACCCGGCTGCGCGACGGCGAACTGGTCTCCTCCAGCAGTCAGCCCTCACTGATGGCGATGATGCTGGTCGCACTGCGGGTACGGGACGGCGACCGGGTCCTGGAGATCGGCGCCGGCACGGGCTACAACGCGGCCCTGCTCGCGCACCGGCTCGGCGACGACCGCGTCATCACCGTCGATCTGGAGCCGGAGATCACCGAGGCGGCGCGCAGGCATCTGGCGGCCGCCGGGTACCACCCTGCCGTCGTCACCGGCGACGGCGCCCGCGGGGTGCCCGAACGTGCCCCCTTCGACCGGATCATCGCCACCTGCACCCTGGCGTCGGTGCCGGTCGGCTGGCTCGCTCAGTGCCGCCCCGGCGCACGGATCCTGGGCCCGCTCGCCACCGGGCTGATCGCCCTGACCGTCCGGGACGCCGGACACGCGGAGGGACGGTTCCTGCACACGCCCGCCTACTTCGTGCCGTTGCGCGGGGCGGACCGGCACGAGGAGGGGTTCGTCGACTGGGGCGGGGTGCCGCGCCGGGCCCGGGAGAGCGAGCTGTTCCGCTTCCTGCTGGCGCTGACCCGGGACACCCTCGCACCCCGGGAGGCGTACGCACTGTGGCAGCACGAGGGGCAGCCGCGCCGTGAGCGGTACGGCATCACGGTCAGCGGAGAGCGGGAATGGGCGTGGCTGGACGACCCGGAGGGGCCGCACGCATGGCCCCTCCGGTGA
- a CDS encoding FHA domain-containing protein, which produces MPTCPNGHQSGSDDWCEVCGHRMAGAVPPPPPPPPGPGGGGYGFPPPGGPGGQPGGRPHLSAVPDAEPELCPQCRTPREGGAPFCEECRWNFLTNTATSYTPAAPRPPAGSGGPPSHFQQQAGPGPSFGGGDSYEYQGSRPSQVNRPAEPIPFGSEPSGRSGPGGPGGPGGPSGFPGDPSRPGGPGAPGPSGPSGYPGGPGGPGGPGPSGFPGDPSRPGAPGPSGPGGPQGFPGDLGRPGAPGPSGFPSDPSRQGGPGPSGFPGDPSRQGGPGNPGPGGYGYPQPGPTQAPPGPPGSSGPGGPQGYGGHPTQPGPSGPGAPGGQQGFPGDPSRPGGAPGGPPNFGADPSRPVPPPPGPTPPAGPGATSGAPQGFQAQGAPPAFPQETNRPQPGGQSFGGGADDWVLSPPSSTAPGGGPGGPGGPGGYGYPQPGSTQAPPAPPGPSFPQQPATWTATIGPDRDYFLAMMQRSGPEAAGLNLPAYSPEQQRTLTGNQVTIGRRRHSTGDTPDVDLSVPPEDPGVSHQHAVLVQQPDGSWAVVDQNSTNGTTVNGAEEPITPFVPVPLQDGDRVHVGAWTTITIRRG; this is translated from the coding sequence ATGCCGACCTGCCCGAACGGACACCAGTCGGGTTCCGACGACTGGTGCGAGGTCTGCGGTCACCGCATGGCCGGTGCCGTACCTCCGCCCCCTCCGCCGCCGCCCGGTCCGGGTGGAGGCGGATACGGCTTCCCGCCGCCCGGCGGTCCCGGGGGCCAGCCCGGTGGACGTCCGCATCTGTCCGCCGTACCGGACGCCGAGCCGGAGCTCTGCCCGCAGTGCCGTACCCCTCGTGAGGGCGGTGCGCCCTTCTGCGAGGAGTGCCGGTGGAACTTCCTGACCAACACGGCGACCTCGTACACCCCGGCCGCCCCGCGCCCGCCGGCCGGCTCCGGCGGCCCGCCCTCGCACTTCCAGCAGCAGGCGGGGCCCGGTCCGTCCTTCGGCGGCGGTGACTCGTACGAGTACCAGGGCTCCCGCCCGTCCCAGGTGAACCGCCCCGCAGAACCGATCCCCTTCGGCTCGGAGCCGTCGGGCCGTTCGGGCCCGGGCGGCCCCGGTGGCCCCGGCGGTCCGTCCGGTTTCCCCGGTGATCCCTCGCGCCCCGGCGGCCCCGGCGCACCCGGCCCCTCCGGTCCTTCCGGTTACCCCGGCGGGCCTGGCGGCCCTGGTGGCCCCGGTCCCTCCGGTTTCCCCGGCGATCCGTCGCGGCCCGGTGCGCCGGGCCCCTCCGGCCCCGGTGGTCCGCAGGGATTCCCGGGCGACCTCGGCCGCCCCGGCGCACCCGGCCCCTCCGGTTTCCCATCGGACCCCTCCCGCCAGGGCGGCCCCGGCCCCTCCGGTTTCCCCGGTGATCCCTCCCGGCAGGGCGGCCCCGGGAACCCCGGACCGGGTGGCTACGGCTACCCGCAGCCCGGCCCCACCCAGGCCCCGCCCGGCCCGCCCGGATCCTCCGGCCCCGGCGGCCCGCAGGGTTACGGCGGCCACCCCACGCAACCCGGTCCCTCGGGTCCCGGCGCCCCCGGCGGCCAGCAGGGCTTCCCCGGCGACCCGTCCCGACCCGGCGGCGCCCCGGGCGGTCCGCCGAACTTCGGCGCCGACCCCTCCCGCCCGGTCCCGCCGCCCCCCGGACCGACCCCGCCCGCCGGCCCCGGTGCCACGAGCGGCGCTCCGCAGGGCTTCCAGGCGCAGGGCGCTCCGCCCGCCTTCCCGCAGGAGACCAACCGGCCCCAGCCGGGCGGCCAGTCCTTCGGCGGCGGCGCCGACGACTGGGTCCTGTCCCCGCCGTCCTCCACCGCCCCCGGCGGCGGTCCCGGCGGTCCTGGCGGACCCGGCGGCTACGGCTACCCGCAGCCCGGTTCCACCCAGGCTCCGCCCGCGCCCCCCGGCCCGTCCTTCCCGCAGCAGCCGGCGACCTGGACGGCGACCATCGGCCCGGACCGCGATTACTTCCTGGCGATGATGCAGCGCTCCGGCCCCGAGGCCGCGGGCCTGAACCTGCCCGCGTACTCCCCCGAGCAGCAGCGCACGCTCACCGGCAACCAGGTCACCATCGGCCGCCGCCGGCACTCCACCGGCGACACCCCCGACGTCGACCTGTCGGTACCGCCGGAGGACCCGGGCGTCTCGCACCAGCACGCGGTGCTGGTCCAGCAACCGGACGGCTCCTGGGCGGTCGTCGACCAGAACTCGACGAACGGCACCACCGTGAACGGCGCCGAGGAGCCCATCACGCCCTTCGTGCCGGTGCCGCTCCAGGACGGCGACCGGGTGCACGTCGGCGCCTGGACGACGATCACGATCCGCCGCGGCTAG
- a CDS encoding vWA domain-containing protein, which yields MANFSKSNAPQFSMDVYQNEYLPEGGREVNAIVTVTSTGGGTIGSSVAAPHLWSAEQGPSAAVAIMVDCSGSMDYPPTKMRNARDATAAAIETLRDGVHFAVIGGTHVAKEVYPGNGRLAVADATTRDQAKQALRKLSAGGGTAIGTWLRLADRLLSSAEVAIRHGILLTDGRNEHESPEDLKASLDACAGRFTCDARGVGTDWEVKEVTGIASALLGTVDIVADPAGLAADFTQMMEAAMGKEVADVALRVWTPVGTTIKFVKQVAPTVEELTGRRTEAGPRAGDYPTGSWGDESRDYHVCVEVPAANIGQEMLAARVSLVVPQPDGTTQNLGAQGLVRAVWTDDMVASTSINPQVAHYTGQAELAQAIQQGLDLRKAGDFDGATAKLGRAVQLANNSGNADTAKLLSKVVDVVDATTGTVRLKAKVEEADEMTLETRSTKTVRVKK from the coding sequence ATGGCCAATTTCTCGAAGTCGAACGCGCCGCAGTTCTCGATGGACGTCTACCAGAACGAGTACCTGCCGGAGGGCGGCCGCGAGGTCAACGCGATCGTCACGGTGACCTCGACCGGCGGCGGCACGATCGGAAGCTCGGTCGCGGCCCCGCACCTCTGGTCGGCGGAGCAGGGACCCTCGGCGGCGGTGGCGATCATGGTCGACTGCTCGGGCTCCATGGACTACCCGCCGACCAAGATGCGCAACGCCCGCGACGCCACCGCCGCCGCGATCGAGACCCTGCGCGACGGTGTGCACTTCGCGGTGATCGGCGGCACGCACGTGGCCAAGGAGGTGTATCCGGGCAACGGCCGTCTCGCGGTCGCCGACGCCACCACCCGCGACCAGGCCAAGCAGGCGCTGCGCAAGCTCAGCGCGGGCGGCGGTACGGCCATCGGCACCTGGCTGCGCCTCGCCGACCGGCTGCTGTCCTCGGCGGAGGTCGCCATCCGCCACGGCATCCTGCTCACCGACGGCCGCAACGAACACGAGTCGCCGGAGGACCTCAAGGCCTCCCTCGACGCCTGCGCGGGGCGCTTCACCTGCGACGCCCGCGGCGTGGGCACCGACTGGGAAGTGAAAGAAGTCACAGGGATCGCCTCCGCCCTGCTCGGCACCGTCGACATCGTCGCCGACCCGGCAGGGCTCGCCGCGGACTTCACGCAGATGATGGAGGCGGCCATGGGCAAGGAGGTCGCGGACGTCGCCCTCAGGGTGTGGACCCCGGTCGGCACCACCATCAAGTTCGTCAAGCAGGTCGCGCCCACCGTCGAGGAGCTCACCGGCCGCCGCACCGAGGCCGGTCCGCGCGCCGGGGACTACCCCACCGGCTCCTGGGGAGACGAGTCCCGTGACTACCACGTCTGCGTCGAGGTCCCGGCCGCGAACATCGGCCAGGAGATGCTCGCGGCCCGGGTCTCCCTGGTCGTCCCGCAGCCCGACGGCACGACGCAGAACCTGGGCGCGCAGGGTCTCGTGAGGGCCGTGTGGACCGACGACATGGTCGCCTCGACGTCGATCAACCCCCAAGTCGCCCACTACACCGGCCAGGCCGAACTGGCACAAGCCATCCAGCAAGGGCTCGATCTGCGCAAGGCGGGCGATTTCGACGGAGCAACGGCCAAACTGGGCCGGGCCGTCCAGCTCGCGAACAACTCCGGGAACGCCGATACTGCGAAACTGCTTTCGAAGGTGGTCGACGTCGTCGACGCCACGACAGGTACTGTGCGACTGAAGGCGAAGGTCGAGGAGGCCGACGAGATGACTCTCGAGACCCGGTCGACAAAGACTGTTCGTGTAAAGAAGTGA